The following proteins are co-located in the Flectobacillus major DSM 103 genome:
- a CDS encoding nitrate reductase — protein sequence MSILSNKKQVKSTCSYCGVGCGVVVTDLGNGKLQLEGDKEHPSSKGMLCSKGMNIHYTVMDTSDRLLYPSMRYNRNLPLQKVSWDTALDRTAAVFKSIIQKYGPDSVGFYVSGQCSTEEYYVINKLIKGFIGSNNIDTNSRLCMSSAVVGYKLTLGEDSVPICYDDIELADTFFVTGANPAWAHPIIWRRVEAHKQANPNTKIIVVDPRKTQTASQADLHLQITPGTDVTLTNAIGRVLIENNWINLDFILNHTEGFEAYRQQVFERNISEAATICGIPEHEITLAAQYIYEAKGFMSMWTMGLNQSVIGVNKNLSLIDLHLITGKIGKEGSGPFSLTGQPNAMGGREVGGLANMLPAHRDLQNPVHREEIQAFWGGTKISDKPGFTATEMFQALADGRMKAIWIVCTNPMVSMPDSNAVEQGLKNAKYVVVQDISHRSDTVKYADVVLPAASWAEKESVFTNSERRITFLPKIVNAPGEAMDDTQIIIKFAQKMGFGNAFAYQNNSEIYDEHCRSTTGTNIDISGLSYDILQEKRSVQWPFTQDEANNNPHFKGTKRLFTDHRFYTPNQKAKIHAVPDQNQSEALSNDFPLILTTGRIRDQWHTMTKTGKVNKLNQHISQPFIELHPNDANRRNIKENQIVEVINRRGKAQIKAKITTDIKEGVCFMPMHFGKILERSFGRTNNLTNTLVDPRSKEPDFKFSAVEVQAYIKPPEKIIIIGAGSAGLGFIKSYRELNKTDEIHVFSKEIHPFYNRVMLPDYISGAQDWEQLVKLKDDQFAEANIQVHKGVEIVHIDRANKVITDSLGQEHSYDRLILGMGSRAFMPSSIPRISGIVNMRSRIDADSLKPFLQQENPHALIVGGGLLGLELAASLREINVNVTIIQRSGRFMDRQLDQLGSELLHHEIADLGIDIYYNDEVASLYGTEKLEGVRLKSGRRIDVQVAVFAIGTTPNLEIAKAAGIEVNRGIVVNDYLQTSDPNIFAAGEIAQWRGQVWGITAAAEQQADIIAKYIAGDWASYYKGSLSMNIMKIQGVQLCSLGIIDTPNNPEYEEIVFIDKAKRYYKKCIVYRDKLVGAILIGDKSEFLEFKDLIGNGIELSDKRLELLRSGKKADPVMGKLVCSCNNVGEGNLKNAIQGGCKDFNQLCSQTGAGTGCGSCRPEVKAILEANTKEEVMV from the coding sequence ATGAGCATATTATCCAATAAAAAACAAGTAAAGTCAACCTGCTCGTACTGTGGGGTGGGCTGTGGTGTCGTCGTAACGGACTTGGGTAATGGCAAGCTTCAGTTGGAAGGCGACAAAGAACACCCTTCTAGTAAAGGTATGTTGTGCTCGAAAGGTATGAATATCCATTATACAGTTATGGATACTTCCGACCGCCTTTTGTATCCAAGTATGCGGTACAACCGCAATTTGCCATTACAAAAAGTAAGCTGGGATACAGCCCTCGACCGCACGGCGGCAGTATTTAAGTCTATTATTCAGAAATACGGCCCCGATTCGGTAGGCTTTTATGTGTCTGGTCAATGCTCGACCGAAGAATATTATGTTATCAACAAACTTATTAAAGGCTTTATTGGCTCAAATAATATCGACACCAACTCTCGCTTGTGTATGTCGTCGGCAGTGGTAGGCTACAAACTCACCTTGGGCGAAGACTCCGTCCCTATTTGTTATGACGACATCGAGCTAGCCGATACCTTTTTTGTAACAGGAGCTAATCCTGCATGGGCTCACCCTATTATTTGGCGACGCGTAGAAGCTCATAAACAGGCCAATCCTAATACCAAAATTATAGTGGTTGACCCTCGCAAAACTCAAACAGCATCGCAGGCTGATTTGCATTTGCAAATTACCCCTGGCACAGACGTTACCCTTACCAACGCTATTGGTAGGGTTTTGATAGAAAACAACTGGATAAATCTCGACTTTATCCTAAATCATACCGAGGGCTTTGAAGCCTATCGGCAACAGGTTTTTGAAAGGAATATCAGCGAAGCGGCTACAATATGTGGTATTCCCGAACACGAAATCACACTAGCTGCCCAATATATTTATGAAGCCAAAGGCTTTATGTCGATGTGGACAATGGGGCTCAATCAATCGGTTATTGGAGTCAATAAAAATCTTTCTTTGATTGATTTACATTTAATTACAGGTAAAATTGGAAAAGAAGGCAGTGGCCCTTTTTCGCTCACAGGCCAGCCCAATGCCATGGGGGGGCGTGAGGTAGGTGGCTTGGCCAATATGTTGCCTGCTCACCGCGACTTACAGAATCCTGTACATCGTGAAGAAATTCAGGCATTTTGGGGAGGTACTAAAATTTCGGATAAACCTGGGTTTACGGCTACCGAAATGTTCCAAGCCCTTGCCGATGGCCGTATGAAGGCTATCTGGATTGTATGTACTAATCCAATGGTGAGTATGCCCGATAGTAATGCTGTAGAGCAAGGCTTGAAAAACGCTAAATATGTAGTGGTACAGGATATTTCGCATCGCTCAGATACCGTCAAATATGCCGATGTTGTATTACCAGCTGCTAGTTGGGCCGAAAAAGAATCTGTATTTACCAATTCAGAACGCCGTATAACCTTCCTTCCCAAAATTGTGAATGCTCCAGGCGAAGCCATGGACGACACCCAAATTATCATCAAATTTGCTCAGAAAATGGGCTTTGGCAACGCCTTTGCTTATCAAAACAATAGTGAAATTTATGATGAACACTGCCGTTCTACTACTGGCACAAATATCGATATATCGGGGTTGAGCTACGATATTCTTCAAGAAAAACGTTCGGTTCAGTGGCCGTTTACCCAAGACGAGGCTAACAACAACCCTCACTTTAAGGGAACAAAAAGGTTATTTACCGATCATCGGTTTTATACACCCAACCAAAAAGCCAAAATCCATGCCGTACCCGACCAAAATCAGTCTGAGGCACTTTCAAACGACTTTCCATTAATTTTGACAACTGGCCGTATCCGTGACCAATGGCATACTATGACCAAAACGGGCAAGGTCAATAAACTCAATCAACATATTTCTCAACCATTTATCGAGCTTCATCCCAACGATGCCAATCGTCGGAATATTAAGGAAAACCAAATTGTAGAGGTTATAAACCGCAGAGGAAAAGCTCAAATTAAAGCCAAAATCACCACCGATATAAAAGAAGGAGTGTGTTTCATGCCCATGCACTTTGGCAAAATATTAGAACGTAGTTTTGGCCGAACCAACAATCTTACCAATACCTTGGTTGACCCTCGTTCTAAAGAGCCTGATTTTAAATTTTCGGCGGTAGAAGTACAAGCTTATATCAAACCACCCGAAAAAATCATAATCATCGGAGCAGGTTCGGCAGGGTTGGGCTTTATTAAATCATATCGTGAGCTCAATAAAACCGATGAAATTCATGTATTTTCTAAAGAAATACACCCTTTCTATAACCGTGTTATGTTGCCCGATTATATTTCGGGGGCTCAGGATTGGGAACAATTGGTAAAACTCAAAGACGACCAGTTTGCCGAAGCCAATATTCAGGTTCATAAAGGCGTTGAAATAGTCCATATCGACCGAGCCAACAAGGTTATTACTGATTCGCTTGGCCAAGAGCATAGCTACGATCGCCTTATTTTAGGAATGGGTTCTAGGGCTTTTATGCCTTCGAGTATTCCACGTATTTCGGGTATTGTCAATATGCGTTCACGCATAGATGCCGACAGCCTCAAGCCTTTTTTACAACAAGAAAACCCTCATGCCCTAATTGTTGGAGGGGGCCTCTTGGGCTTAGAATTGGCCGCCTCGCTGCGTGAAATCAATGTAAATGTTACGATTATACAACGTAGTGGGCGTTTTATGGACCGACAACTCGACCAGCTTGGGTCTGAACTACTGCATCATGAAATAGCCGATTTGGGCATAGACATTTATTACAACGACGAAGTAGCATCGCTTTATGGTACAGAAAAACTAGAGGGTGTCCGCCTAAAATCGGGCAGAAGAATAGACGTACAAGTGGCTGTTTTTGCAATAGGCACTACCCCCAACCTAGAAATTGCCAAAGCCGCGGGTATCGAGGTAAATCGAGGTATTGTCGTAAACGACTACCTCCAGACATCCGACCCCAATATATTTGCCGCTGGCGAAATAGCCCAATGGCGAGGTCAAGTGTGGGGTATTACCGCCGCTGCCGAACAACAAGCCGATATTATTGCCAAATATATTGCTGGCGACTGGGCTAGCTACTATAAAGGTTCGCTGTCGATGAATATCATGAAAATCCAAGGCGTACAACTGTGTTCGCTAGGCATCATAGATACTCCCAATAATCCAGAATATGAAGAGATTGTCTTTATAGATAAAGCCAAAAGATATTACAAAAAATGTATTGTTTACCGAGACAAGCTAGTTGGAGCAATACTAATCGGTGACAAATCGGAGTTTCTTGAATTTAAAGACCTGATAGGCAATGGCATAGAGTTGTCAGACAAACGCCTTGAGCTATTGCGTTCAGGAAAAAAAGCAGACCCCGTCATGGGGAAATTGGTATGCTCGTGCAATAATGTAGGAGAAGGCAATCTGAAAAATGCCATTCAAGGAGGTTGTAAAGACTTTAATCAGTTATGCTCGCAAACAGGAGCAGGAACAGGGTGTGGAAGTTGTCGCCCAGAAGTAAAAGCTATTTTGGAGGCTAACACCAAAGAAGAAGTAATGGTATAA
- a CDS encoding rubredoxin has protein sequence MQDYSLLKINLTGGIVSPGTLEAILLAAKLAGIKDVSFGARQQLLMWTKAETLRGSGISLLKEQLNTLGIDYEIDSHLFPNIISSYCAQEVFPTGQWLSEGIYKDIFDGFDFQPTLKINISDNQQSFTPFFTGNLNFIASPIANFWYLYIRNRQSNAVFCLPILIYTLEIPKVSKRLESILIFGNTLTEEEVYEQLMAQGEIISQPSQEALILPKFMLPYYEGFNRYGNKTWLGIYRRHESFGIDFLLALCRICLSTKIGQICTTPWKSLIIKGIENQDRAIWDKLLGKYGINVRHAANELNWQVEDHAPEGLALKNTIIREFDEDDVRTFGLSFAIQTRAKSEVFGSVVIKKRKILGGLSRVFDIYHTEDFNPNTRQLVLFEKGLHKAHVPEMLQRLTKRYYSLHTSGDLTSQAGVIENKTTKAISSYLAYQCKNCFTIYDERFGDSLNQIPAGIKFETLPDSFCCSVCESSKAHFEPIEVTFA, from the coding sequence ATGCAAGACTACTCTTTACTAAAAATAAACCTCACTGGGGGCATTGTATCGCCAGGCACTTTAGAGGCTATCTTATTAGCAGCCAAGCTAGCGGGTATCAAAGATGTAAGCTTTGGGGCACGCCAGCAACTTTTGATGTGGACAAAGGCCGAGACTCTTCGAGGTAGTGGTATTAGCCTGCTCAAAGAGCAGCTCAATACCCTTGGTATCGACTACGAAATAGACAGCCATCTATTTCCTAACATTATTTCATCGTATTGTGCCCAAGAGGTTTTTCCGACTGGGCAGTGGCTTTCAGAAGGGATTTACAAAGATATTTTTGATGGATTTGATTTTCAGCCTACTCTCAAAATCAATATTTCGGATAATCAGCAGTCATTTACACCTTTTTTTACGGGTAATCTCAATTTTATTGCTTCGCCAATTGCCAATTTTTGGTACTTGTATATCCGCAATAGGCAGTCGAACGCTGTTTTTTGTTTACCTATATTAATTTATACCCTCGAAATACCCAAGGTTTCAAAACGCCTAGAAAGTATTTTAATCTTTGGGAATACCCTAACAGAAGAGGAAGTTTACGAACAATTGATGGCTCAGGGCGAAATTATATCACAGCCTTCCCAAGAAGCTTTGATACTACCCAAGTTTATGCTTCCATATTATGAAGGTTTTAACCGATATGGCAACAAAACATGGTTGGGTATTTACCGCCGTCATGAATCATTTGGAATAGATTTTTTATTAGCCCTGTGTCGTATTTGTCTTAGTACCAAAATCGGTCAAATATGTACTACCCCCTGGAAATCGCTTATTATTAAGGGAATAGAAAATCAGGATAGGGCTATTTGGGATAAGCTTTTAGGGAAATATGGCATCAATGTAAGGCATGCCGCCAACGAACTCAATTGGCAGGTAGAAGACCACGCCCCCGAAGGATTAGCCCTCAAAAATACCATTATTCGTGAATTTGACGAAGATGATGTTCGTACATTTGGCTTGAGTTTCGCTATTCAGACACGTGCCAAATCGGAGGTTTTTGGCTCGGTTGTAATCAAGAAAAGAAAGATATTGGGTGGTTTGAGCCGTGTTTTTGATATTTATCATACCGAAGACTTCAACCCCAATACACGTCAATTGGTTTTGTTTGAAAAAGGATTACACAAAGCTCATGTACCCGAAATGCTCCAACGCCTTACCAAGCGGTATTATTCGCTCCATACTTCTGGCGATTTGACCAGTCAGGCAGGTGTTATCGAAAACAAAACTACCAAGGCTATATCAAGCTATTTGGCGTATCAGTGTAAAAACTGTTTTACTATTTATGACGAACGTTTTGGCGATTCGCTTAATCAAATTCCTGCAGGAATCAAATTTGAAACCCTGCCAGATAGTTTTTGTTGCTCTGTTTGCGAAAGTAGTAAAGCTCATTTCGAGCCCATAGAAGTTACTTTTGCTTAA
- a CDS encoding RNA polymerase sigma factor translates to MKTLESDISIIERILSGDKSGYKDLANRHKGYAFTVAYKVVGNREDAEEVAQDAFIQAFHALATFNKEAKFTTWFYRIVFNAALMFKRKNKIQAEDIDRSQAAQAVPADTADGLKSLEQKRYIQMALNTLSPDDVMMITLFYLKEQSLDEISQVVGISADTAKVKLCRARKRLAEEMKRMLGNELHSLVF, encoded by the coding sequence GTGAAAACTTTAGAATCAGATATATCAATCATCGAGCGTATTTTGTCTGGCGATAAGTCGGGTTATAAAGACTTGGCTAATCGGCACAAAGGTTATGCTTTTACGGTGGCATACAAAGTGGTAGGCAATCGGGAAGATGCCGAGGAGGTGGCCCAAGATGCCTTTATTCAGGCCTTTCATGCGTTGGCTACTTTTAATAAAGAAGCTAAGTTTACGACATGGTTTTACCGAATTGTATTTAATGCCGCATTGATGTTTAAGCGAAAAAATAAAATCCAAGCCGAAGATATCGACCGCTCGCAGGCTGCTCAGGCTGTACCTGCCGACACTGCCGATGGCCTAAAATCGTTGGAGCAAAAAAGATATATTCAGATGGCACTGAATACCCTTTCGCCCGACGATGTTATGATGATTACTTTATTTTATTTAAAAGAACAAAGTCTCGATGAAATTAGCCAAGTGGTAGGTATTAGTGCCGACACCGCCAAAGTAAAACTTTGTAGGGCTCGCAAACGTTTAGCTGAAGAAATGAAACGTATGTTGGGCAATGAGTTACATTCGCTAGTTTTTTGA
- a CDS encoding DUF6249 domain-containing protein, with amino-acid sequence MLALLIPIIATVGGLTMIVFLRKFENDEKMAMIAKGIVPPARGVSSKVNPANSLRWGLLGMGVGIGLLIGHFLENNLGFDDDVAYFSMIFVFGGAGLLFSYFLQMKIDKNNANNNNID; translated from the coding sequence ATGTTAGCTCTATTAATCCCAATTATTGCTACAGTTGGCGGATTAACAATGATTGTTTTTTTACGCAAATTTGAGAACGACGAAAAAATGGCCATGATTGCCAAAGGGATTGTTCCACCAGCACGTGGGGTATCATCCAAAGTAAATCCTGCTAATTCTCTTCGTTGGGGCTTATTGGGTATGGGTGTTGGGATTGGCCTCTTGATTGGGCATTTTCTTGAAAACAACCTAGGCTTTGATGATGATGTAGCCTATTTCTCAATGATTTTTGTATTTGGCGGAGCAGGACTTTTATTTTCTTATTTTTTACAAATGAAAATAGATAAAAACAACGCCAACAATAACAACATTGACTAA
- a CDS encoding porin family protein, whose translation MKKLFVALTLLLVSSVAVQAQSIAFKGGYSIADVLVSPEPVNVINSKSTFHAGIVVQDWMLSEKVGLQPELLYSLQGFNIGGVGNVGLHYLSLPILVKFPVTEDLSLLAGPQVSYLINTRIGINDLFSIGYNGLFKKIDVGLAGGLEYKINDQFSVGGRYILGLVNINKDFKIDDKSNFSDYFELKNSSAQFYVAFNIGKKK comes from the coding sequence ATGAAAAAATTATTCGTTGCCCTGACCCTATTGTTAGTATCGTCGGTAGCTGTACAAGCTCAAAGCATAGCTTTTAAAGGAGGTTATTCTATTGCCGATGTATTAGTATCGCCCGAACCCGTAAATGTTATCAATAGTAAAAGTACATTCCACGCTGGTATTGTTGTACAAGATTGGATGCTTTCCGAAAAAGTAGGTTTACAACCTGAACTATTATACAGCTTGCAGGGCTTCAATATTGGAGGAGTTGGTAATGTAGGTTTACATTATTTGTCGTTGCCTATTTTGGTAAAATTCCCTGTTACCGAAGACCTTTCTTTATTGGCGGGGCCACAAGTAAGTTATTTGATAAATACCCGTATTGGTATCAACGATTTGTTTTCGATTGGCTACAATGGGCTTTTCAAGAAAATAGATGTTGGCTTGGCGGGTGGTTTAGAATACAAAATAAACGACCAGTTTTCGGTTGGTGGCCGTTATATTCTAGGCTTAGTAAATATCAATAAAGACTTCAAAATTGATGATAAGAGCAACTTTTCCGACTATTTCGAGTTAAAAAACTCTTCGGCCCAGTTTTATGTAGCATTCAATATTGGCAAAAAGAAATAA
- the fabG gene encoding 3-oxoacyl-[acyl-carrier-protein] reductase, which produces MRLHHKVAIITGAARGIGKAAAELFCREGATVIIWDVLDAGQETAKNLQNEGFSCQFMNVSTTDVPAIELASKAVFDQYGHIDILINNAGITRDKTLVKMSHLEWQQVIDVNLTGVFNCTKAVVPYMIQNQYGRIICTSSIVGVHGNFGQTNYVATKAGVIGMVKTWAKELAKNGITSNAVAPGFIKTEMTDAMPNEVKQQMINQIPLKRMGEPKDIANAYLFLASDEAGFVNGQVLGVNGGQAS; this is translated from the coding sequence ATGAGATTACACCATAAAGTTGCGATTATTACGGGTGCAGCCCGAGGTATCGGCAAAGCTGCTGCCGAGTTATTTTGTCGAGAAGGAGCTACTGTAATTATCTGGGATGTGCTAGATGCTGGTCAAGAAACGGCCAAAAATCTTCAAAATGAGGGATTCTCTTGTCAATTTATGAATGTTAGTACTACCGACGTTCCCGCTATTGAGCTAGCAAGCAAAGCGGTTTTTGACCAGTACGGACACATCGATATACTTATTAACAATGCTGGTATTACACGCGACAAAACGCTAGTAAAAATGTCGCACCTTGAATGGCAACAGGTTATTGACGTTAACCTAACGGGTGTATTTAACTGTACCAAAGCGGTAGTTCCGTATATGATTCAAAATCAGTATGGGCGTATTATCTGTACATCGTCGATAGTGGGAGTTCACGGTAATTTTGGACAAACCAACTATGTGGCCACCAAAGCAGGTGTGATAGGTATGGTAAAAACATGGGCAAAAGAGTTGGCCAAAAACGGTATTACCTCCAACGCTGTAGCACCGGGCTTTATCAAAACCGAAATGACCGACGCTATGCCCAACGAAGTAAAACAACAAATGATTAACCAAATTCCCCTAAAACGCATGGGCGAACCCAAAGATATTGCCAATGCCTATTTGTTTTTGGCCTCGGACGAAGCAGGCTTTGTCAATGGACAAGTACTTGGCGTAAATGGCGGGCAGGCTTCCTAG
- a CDS encoding alpha/beta hydrolase, whose amino-acid sequence MKQLTFFASFLLFATKLLAQETLYFNPIYIPFADTTHVFTPKEYARSTSKHYPVVYLLHEQGGTFKQWNSIISVQKYADAYGFIIVCPDGFDDSWYINSPRKATMKFEDFFFKDLYPAIKEKYRVESDQVFITGIGMGGFGAMNLFLKKPDLFRSVGSCSGILDLQNEVDNTRLRTLLGNTDFETLRNLSIIYNIDKIAAAQREIIFDCGTDGPQYENNNFFKKRCDELRVKATYISQPGKHDRSYWQKSIRWHFDFFKRLAKE is encoded by the coding sequence ATGAAACAATTGACTTTTTTTGCCAGTTTTTTGTTGTTTGCTACCAAGCTACTGGCACAAGAAACCCTTTATTTTAATCCTATTTATATTCCTTTTGCCGATACTACCCATGTCTTTACGCCAAAAGAATACGCCCGTAGCACCAGCAAGCATTATCCTGTAGTGTATTTGTTGCATGAGCAAGGTGGTACATTCAAGCAATGGAATAGTATTATTAGTGTACAAAAATACGCTGATGCTTATGGGTTTATTATTGTTTGTCCCGATGGCTTTGACGACTCGTGGTATATCAATAGCCCTCGAAAAGCTACCATGAAGTTTGAAGATTTCTTTTTTAAAGATTTGTACCCTGCTATCAAAGAAAAGTACAGGGTAGAATCTGACCAAGTATTTATTACTGGTATAGGTATGGGCGGTTTTGGGGCGATGAACTTATTCCTCAAAAAACCCGATTTATTCCGCTCGGTAGGAAGCTGTTCGGGGATTTTAGACCTACAAAATGAAGTGGATAATACCCGATTAAGGACATTGTTGGGCAATACCGATTTTGAAACGCTCAGAAATTTATCGATTATTTATAATATTGATAAAATAGCCGCTGCTCAGCGAGAAATCATTTTTGACTGTGGAACAGATGGCCCTCAATATGAAAACAATAATTTTTTTAAGAAACGCTGCGACGAGCTTAGGGTAAAAGCTACTTATATCTCACAACCAGGGAAACACGACCGAAGCTACTGGCAGAAGTCGATACGTTGGCACTTTGATTTTTTTAAGAGGCTAGCAAAAGAATAA
- a CDS encoding D-alanyl-D-alanine carboxypeptidase/D-alanyl-D-alanine-endopeptidase — protein sequence MMKFSSMLLVVLTTISLLSCQSNRLTSKKLNRLVQQSTIFSQNHTGFALYDLAEHKVLAEYNANRYFQPASNTKLYTYYVSQKTLGDSIPALQYVRSGDSLIVWGTGDPSFLNPDLTKSKVLDFLKDAPETIYFSNDNFTSQFYGPGWAWDDYNDYYATEISAFPIHGNIVRFKGDVNNSLRIEPRFFADKTYNWSHGNSFSVQRDLTGNLFSYPAGKSIKPNYEQDIPFKTSPELTVTLLKDILQKEVVLINKALPNNTKTLYSLPADSLYTRMLHVSDNMIAEQLMVLTSHILAGELNVKTGIAKAKSQYLQELPDAPSWVDGSGLSRYNLFTPRDMIYLLGKIYEDVPQAKLFKILPAAGKSGTIKNIMKTDEAFIFAKSGSFSNNYNLSGYILTRKGKVLSFSLMNNNFVKSMSEIRKEVSQLLTTIHEKW from the coding sequence ATGATGAAGTTTTCCTCAATGTTATTGGTTGTTTTAACCACTATATCGTTATTGTCGTGCCAGTCCAATCGGCTAACTTCCAAGAAGTTAAATCGCTTAGTTCAGCAATCAACCATATTTTCCCAAAATCATACGGGTTTTGCTTTGTACGACCTCGCTGAACACAAAGTACTGGCCGAATACAATGCCAATCGTTATTTTCAGCCAGCCTCTAATACCAAATTGTATACCTATTATGTAAGCCAAAAAACATTGGGCGATTCTATTCCTGCTTTGCAGTATGTTCGCTCTGGCGATTCTTTGATTGTATGGGGTACTGGTGACCCTTCGTTCCTGAATCCAGATTTGACTAAATCGAAGGTATTAGATTTTTTGAAGGATGCTCCCGAAACAATCTATTTTTCAAATGATAATTTTACAAGCCAATTTTATGGCCCAGGATGGGCTTGGGACGACTACAATGATTACTATGCTACCGAAATTAGTGCATTTCCTATTCATGGAAATATCGTAAGATTTAAAGGCGATGTTAATAATTCTTTACGAATAGAGCCTCGTTTTTTTGCTGATAAAACCTATAATTGGTCGCATGGCAATTCATTTAGTGTTCAACGCGATTTAACGGGCAATTTGTTTAGCTATCCAGCAGGCAAAAGTATTAAGCCTAATTACGAGCAAGATATTCCCTTCAAAACATCGCCAGAGCTAACAGTAACATTGCTCAAAGATATTTTACAAAAAGAGGTGGTTTTGATTAATAAAGCCTTGCCCAACAATACCAAAACATTGTACAGCTTGCCAGCCGATAGCCTGTACACCCGAATGCTTCATGTAAGCGACAATATGATAGCCGAGCAGTTGATGGTTCTTACCTCGCATATATTGGCGGGCGAACTCAACGTAAAAACGGGTATTGCTAAGGCAAAAAGTCAATATTTGCAGGAACTTCCCGATGCTCCTAGCTGGGTAGATGGCTCAGGGTTGTCGAGGTATAATTTATTTACGCCAAGAGATATGATTTATTTGTTGGGTAAAATCTATGAAGATGTACCTCAGGCCAAACTGTTTAAGATATTGCCTGCCGCTGGCAAATCGGGGACTATTAAAAACATCATGAAAACCGACGAAGCGTTTATTTTTGCTAAATCGGGGTCGTTTAGCAACAACTATAATTTAAGTGGCTATATTTTGACCCGAAAAGGTAAGGTGTTATCTTTCAGCTTGATGAATAATAATTTTGTAAAATCAATGTCTGAAATCAGAAAAGAGGTTTCCCAATTATTGACAACAATTCATGAAAAATGGTAG